The following coding sequences lie in one Vanacampus margaritifer isolate UIUO_Vmar chromosome 16, RoL_Vmar_1.0, whole genome shotgun sequence genomic window:
- the LOC144036177 gene encoding glycerophosphodiester phosphodiesterase domain-containing protein 5-like isoform X1 — translation MTDSTCTRVSEFLRPMVSMWRVERRPLTSCLLGLYSCRWRRQEGSSVRPGDCCCSKWEGASFAALTAAFCLTLLFLYFWTQAKNDYNNFDWFTYGILGFWWAWSLVLLVIAVVLFSYMAALMLLAVCLLSRRQRLSLHWTHKIGVMLSLMFAIAATAVVSAMWALEWLTVRLSFQVTAPYLHVGAVALMTGLAWPVALHFFHMIKIIKRYLILVVYLSVLLAFYLIPLGTYSPCIRERNTLGPPPTLFGHRGAPMTAPENTLMAFEKAVEAGCECLETDVAISYDGVPFLMHDRTLRRTTNVDEVFPNHADRVSDMFSWLELRRLNAGAWFLSTDPYGTVSSLAAEDRRRAGEQPVCTLLEYLELATGTDKLVMFDLYKPSQGHPYRNNWIERTLDVILHQSSIKPSQVLWLQSEGRNFVQEQEVDFQQTSGSAYSILDLQSNNISRLNLHYTSMSVHLISHYAAANITTNLYVINEAWLYSLAWCSGAHSVTTNDPHRLKAVKWPLFLMTPDEYMMMWLVTDVLSLMLVITVFTFHWRRAARLADLDLHSGF, via the exons ATGACTGATAGCACTTGCACTCG ggtCAGCGAGTTCCTGAGGCCGATGGTATCCATGTGGCGTGTCGAGCGGCGACCTTTGACCTCATGTCTGCTGGGCCTGTACAGTTGCCGGTGGCGCCGGCAGGAGGGGAGCTCGGTGCGGCCCGGTGACTGCTGCTGCAGCAAG TGGGAAGGCGCCAGCTTCGCCGCGTTGACGGCGGCCTTCTGCCTCACTCTGCTCTTCCTCTACTTCTGGACGCAAGCGAAGAATGACTACAACAACTTTGATTG GTTTACCTATGGCATCTTGGGCTTCTGGTGGGCGTGGTCGCTGGTGCTGCTGGTCATCGCTGTCGTCTTATTCTCCTACATGGCGGCGCTTATG CTGCTGGCCGTGTGTCTGCTGTCGCGGCGCCAACGACTTTCGTTGCACTGGACTCACAAG ATCGGCGTGATGCTGAGCTTGATGTTCGCCATCGCCGCCACGGCCGTCGTGTCTGCCATGTGGGCCCTAGAATGGCTGACGGTGCGACTTTCCTTCCAG GTGACTGCGCCGTACCTTCATGTTGGCGCTGTGGCACTGATGACGGGGCTGGCTTGGCCGGTGGCGTTGCACTTTTTCCACATGATTAAGATAA TAAAGCGTTACTTGATTTTGGTGGTGTATCTGAGCGTCCTGCTGGCCTTCTACTTGATACCCCTCGGCACGTATTCGCCGTGTATCAGAGAGCGCAACACCCTGGGCCCTCCGCCGACACTCTTCGGCCACAGAGGAGCCCCCATG ACGGCTCCGGAAAACACACTGATGGCTTTCGAGAAGGCGGTGGAGGCAGGATGCGAATGCCTGGAGACGGACGTCGCCATCAG TTATGACGGCGTTCCGTTCCTGATGCACGACCGCACATTGCGGCGGACCACCAATGTTGACGAGGTGTTTCCTAACCACGCCGACCGGGTGTCTGACATGTTCTCGTGGCTGGAACTGAGGAGACTCAACGCGGGCGCCTGGTTCCTTTCC ACGGACCCGTACGGCACGGTGAGCTCGCTGGCAGCGGAGGATCGCCGGCGGGCGGGCGAGCAGCCCGTTTGCACGCTGCTGGAATATTTGGAGCTGGCGACCGGCACCGACAAGCTGGTCATGTTTGACCTCTACAAACCCTCCCAGGGTCACCCGTACCGGAATAACTGGATTGAACGCACGCTGGACGTCATCCTGCACCAGTCGTCTATTAAGCCCTCGCAG GTGCTGTGGTTGCAATCTGAGGGTCGCAATTTCgtacaggaacaggaagttgaTTTTCAGCAGACATCAGGTTCAGCGTACTCCATATTGGACCTCCAGAGCAACAACATTTCCAGGCTTAACCTGCACTACACCTCCATGTCGGTCCATCTTATCAG TCACTACGCCGCAGCAAACATCACCACCAACCTGTACGTGATCAACGAGGCGTGGCTCTACTCGCTGGCCTGGTGCTCGGGGGCCCACTCGGTCACCACCAACGACCCGCATCGTCTCAAGGCCGTGAAGTGGCCCCTCTTCCTCATG ACTCCTGATGAATATATGATGATGTGGCTGGTCACTGACGTGCTGTCACTGATGCTGGTCATAACCGTCTTCACCTTTCACTG GCGCAGAGCGGCAAGACTGGCGGACCTTGACCTCCACTCAGGATTCTAG
- the LOC144036177 gene encoding glycerophosphodiester phosphodiesterase domain-containing protein 5-like isoform X2: protein MVSEFLRPMVSMWRVERRPLTSCLLGLYSCRWRRQEGSSVRPGDCCCSKWEGASFAALTAAFCLTLLFLYFWTQAKNDYNNFDWFTYGILGFWWAWSLVLLVIAVVLFSYMAALMLLAVCLLSRRQRLSLHWTHKIGVMLSLMFAIAATAVVSAMWALEWLTVRLSFQVTAPYLHVGAVALMTGLAWPVALHFFHMIKIIKRYLILVVYLSVLLAFYLIPLGTYSPCIRERNTLGPPPTLFGHRGAPMTAPENTLMAFEKAVEAGCECLETDVAISYDGVPFLMHDRTLRRTTNVDEVFPNHADRVSDMFSWLELRRLNAGAWFLSTDPYGTVSSLAAEDRRRAGEQPVCTLLEYLELATGTDKLVMFDLYKPSQGHPYRNNWIERTLDVILHQSSIKPSQVLWLQSEGRNFVQEQEVDFQQTSGSAYSILDLQSNNISRLNLHYTSMSVHLISHYAAANITTNLYVINEAWLYSLAWCSGAHSVTTNDPHRLKAVKWPLFLMTPDEYMMMWLVTDVLSLMLVITVFTFHWRRAARLADLDLHSGF, encoded by the exons AT ggtCAGCGAGTTCCTGAGGCCGATGGTATCCATGTGGCGTGTCGAGCGGCGACCTTTGACCTCATGTCTGCTGGGCCTGTACAGTTGCCGGTGGCGCCGGCAGGAGGGGAGCTCGGTGCGGCCCGGTGACTGCTGCTGCAGCAAG TGGGAAGGCGCCAGCTTCGCCGCGTTGACGGCGGCCTTCTGCCTCACTCTGCTCTTCCTCTACTTCTGGACGCAAGCGAAGAATGACTACAACAACTTTGATTG GTTTACCTATGGCATCTTGGGCTTCTGGTGGGCGTGGTCGCTGGTGCTGCTGGTCATCGCTGTCGTCTTATTCTCCTACATGGCGGCGCTTATG CTGCTGGCCGTGTGTCTGCTGTCGCGGCGCCAACGACTTTCGTTGCACTGGACTCACAAG ATCGGCGTGATGCTGAGCTTGATGTTCGCCATCGCCGCCACGGCCGTCGTGTCTGCCATGTGGGCCCTAGAATGGCTGACGGTGCGACTTTCCTTCCAG GTGACTGCGCCGTACCTTCATGTTGGCGCTGTGGCACTGATGACGGGGCTGGCTTGGCCGGTGGCGTTGCACTTTTTCCACATGATTAAGATAA TAAAGCGTTACTTGATTTTGGTGGTGTATCTGAGCGTCCTGCTGGCCTTCTACTTGATACCCCTCGGCACGTATTCGCCGTGTATCAGAGAGCGCAACACCCTGGGCCCTCCGCCGACACTCTTCGGCCACAGAGGAGCCCCCATG ACGGCTCCGGAAAACACACTGATGGCTTTCGAGAAGGCGGTGGAGGCAGGATGCGAATGCCTGGAGACGGACGTCGCCATCAG TTATGACGGCGTTCCGTTCCTGATGCACGACCGCACATTGCGGCGGACCACCAATGTTGACGAGGTGTTTCCTAACCACGCCGACCGGGTGTCTGACATGTTCTCGTGGCTGGAACTGAGGAGACTCAACGCGGGCGCCTGGTTCCTTTCC ACGGACCCGTACGGCACGGTGAGCTCGCTGGCAGCGGAGGATCGCCGGCGGGCGGGCGAGCAGCCCGTTTGCACGCTGCTGGAATATTTGGAGCTGGCGACCGGCACCGACAAGCTGGTCATGTTTGACCTCTACAAACCCTCCCAGGGTCACCCGTACCGGAATAACTGGATTGAACGCACGCTGGACGTCATCCTGCACCAGTCGTCTATTAAGCCCTCGCAG GTGCTGTGGTTGCAATCTGAGGGTCGCAATTTCgtacaggaacaggaagttgaTTTTCAGCAGACATCAGGTTCAGCGTACTCCATATTGGACCTCCAGAGCAACAACATTTCCAGGCTTAACCTGCACTACACCTCCATGTCGGTCCATCTTATCAG TCACTACGCCGCAGCAAACATCACCACCAACCTGTACGTGATCAACGAGGCGTGGCTCTACTCGCTGGCCTGGTGCTCGGGGGCCCACTCGGTCACCACCAACGACCCGCATCGTCTCAAGGCCGTGAAGTGGCCCCTCTTCCTCATG ACTCCTGATGAATATATGATGATGTGGCTGGTCACTGACGTGCTGTCACTGATGCTGGTCATAACCGTCTTCACCTTTCACTG GCGCAGAGCGGCAAGACTGGCGGACCTTGACCTCCACTCAGGATTCTAG
- the LOC144036177 gene encoding glycerophosphodiester phosphodiesterase domain-containing protein 5-like isoform X3: MVSMWRVERRPLTSCLLGLYSCRWRRQEGSSVRPGDCCCSKWEGASFAALTAAFCLTLLFLYFWTQAKNDYNNFDWFTYGILGFWWAWSLVLLVIAVVLFSYMAALMLLAVCLLSRRQRLSLHWTHKIGVMLSLMFAIAATAVVSAMWALEWLTVRLSFQVTAPYLHVGAVALMTGLAWPVALHFFHMIKIIKRYLILVVYLSVLLAFYLIPLGTYSPCIRERNTLGPPPTLFGHRGAPMTAPENTLMAFEKAVEAGCECLETDVAISYDGVPFLMHDRTLRRTTNVDEVFPNHADRVSDMFSWLELRRLNAGAWFLSTDPYGTVSSLAAEDRRRAGEQPVCTLLEYLELATGTDKLVMFDLYKPSQGHPYRNNWIERTLDVILHQSSIKPSQVLWLQSEGRNFVQEQEVDFQQTSGSAYSILDLQSNNISRLNLHYTSMSVHLISHYAAANITTNLYVINEAWLYSLAWCSGAHSVTTNDPHRLKAVKWPLFLMTPDEYMMMWLVTDVLSLMLVITVFTFHWRRAARLADLDLHSGF; the protein is encoded by the exons ATGGTATCCATGTGGCGTGTCGAGCGGCGACCTTTGACCTCATGTCTGCTGGGCCTGTACAGTTGCCGGTGGCGCCGGCAGGAGGGGAGCTCGGTGCGGCCCGGTGACTGCTGCTGCAGCAAG TGGGAAGGCGCCAGCTTCGCCGCGTTGACGGCGGCCTTCTGCCTCACTCTGCTCTTCCTCTACTTCTGGACGCAAGCGAAGAATGACTACAACAACTTTGATTG GTTTACCTATGGCATCTTGGGCTTCTGGTGGGCGTGGTCGCTGGTGCTGCTGGTCATCGCTGTCGTCTTATTCTCCTACATGGCGGCGCTTATG CTGCTGGCCGTGTGTCTGCTGTCGCGGCGCCAACGACTTTCGTTGCACTGGACTCACAAG ATCGGCGTGATGCTGAGCTTGATGTTCGCCATCGCCGCCACGGCCGTCGTGTCTGCCATGTGGGCCCTAGAATGGCTGACGGTGCGACTTTCCTTCCAG GTGACTGCGCCGTACCTTCATGTTGGCGCTGTGGCACTGATGACGGGGCTGGCTTGGCCGGTGGCGTTGCACTTTTTCCACATGATTAAGATAA TAAAGCGTTACTTGATTTTGGTGGTGTATCTGAGCGTCCTGCTGGCCTTCTACTTGATACCCCTCGGCACGTATTCGCCGTGTATCAGAGAGCGCAACACCCTGGGCCCTCCGCCGACACTCTTCGGCCACAGAGGAGCCCCCATG ACGGCTCCGGAAAACACACTGATGGCTTTCGAGAAGGCGGTGGAGGCAGGATGCGAATGCCTGGAGACGGACGTCGCCATCAG TTATGACGGCGTTCCGTTCCTGATGCACGACCGCACATTGCGGCGGACCACCAATGTTGACGAGGTGTTTCCTAACCACGCCGACCGGGTGTCTGACATGTTCTCGTGGCTGGAACTGAGGAGACTCAACGCGGGCGCCTGGTTCCTTTCC ACGGACCCGTACGGCACGGTGAGCTCGCTGGCAGCGGAGGATCGCCGGCGGGCGGGCGAGCAGCCCGTTTGCACGCTGCTGGAATATTTGGAGCTGGCGACCGGCACCGACAAGCTGGTCATGTTTGACCTCTACAAACCCTCCCAGGGTCACCCGTACCGGAATAACTGGATTGAACGCACGCTGGACGTCATCCTGCACCAGTCGTCTATTAAGCCCTCGCAG GTGCTGTGGTTGCAATCTGAGGGTCGCAATTTCgtacaggaacaggaagttgaTTTTCAGCAGACATCAGGTTCAGCGTACTCCATATTGGACCTCCAGAGCAACAACATTTCCAGGCTTAACCTGCACTACACCTCCATGTCGGTCCATCTTATCAG TCACTACGCCGCAGCAAACATCACCACCAACCTGTACGTGATCAACGAGGCGTGGCTCTACTCGCTGGCCTGGTGCTCGGGGGCCCACTCGGTCACCACCAACGACCCGCATCGTCTCAAGGCCGTGAAGTGGCCCCTCTTCCTCATG ACTCCTGATGAATATATGATGATGTGGCTGGTCACTGACGTGCTGTCACTGATGCTGGTCATAACCGTCTTCACCTTTCACTG GCGCAGAGCGGCAAGACTGGCGGACCTTGACCTCCACTCAGGATTCTAG